ACGTAGGGGCGCTGCCCCCGCATGCGCTTGGTGTCCTCCTCCATCACCCCGAGATCGGCGCCGACGAGGGGCGCGAGGTCGGTCTTGTTGATGACGAGGAGGTCCGAGCGGGTGATCCCGGGACCGCCTTTTCGCGGGATCTTCTCGCCGCCGGCCACGTCGATGACGTAGATCGTCAGGTCGGCGAGCTCAGGCGAGAAGGTGGCGGCGAGGTTGTCGCCGCCGGATTCGAGCAGCACCAGGTCGAGGGCGGGGAAGCGCCGGCGCATCTCCGCCACCGCCGCGAGGTTGATCGAGGCGTCCTCCCGGATCGCCGTGTGCGGGCAGCCGCCGGTCTCGACGCCCATGATCCGCTCTTCGGGCAGGGCGCCGGCCACGGTGAGGAGGCGCGCATCCTCCTTGGTGTAGATGTCGTTGGTGATGGCGCAGAGGTCGTAGCGCTCGCGCAGGGCCTTGCACAGGCCCTCCATCAAGGCGGTCTTGCCCGACCCGACCGGGCCGCCGATGCCGACCCGCAGGGGGCCGTGGCTGGAACTGGGGCCGTGGCTGGAGGTCATGGTGTGGTCGATCTCCTCAAGGGCGCGCTCGTCGAGGGCCGTGGCCGGCTCATCGCAGGATGCTTGCCAACGTCAAGGCTCTTCAGAGGATCGCATCGATTCCCTTATGGGCGGCGAGGGACAACAGCTTGAGCGACGCGCCGCCCGGCCTGGAATCGCCGCGCTCCCACTTGCTCACCAGCGACGTCGTGACGTTGAGCGCCCGGGCGAAGATCGCCTGGCTCATCCGGGCGCGCTCGCGGATCGCCCGGATCGCATCGGGAGCCAGCGGTTCGACCGGCGTGAGGCAGCTCAGGTCGAATCTGCGCAAGGTCGCCTTGTCGATGGCGCCGATGGCGTGCAGGTCCTCGGCTCCTTGATGGAGCGCGCCGAGGAGATCGCTGCGGTGCGTTTTCTTCACGCTGCTCATTCGGAATCACCTTCCACCCCTTCTCCTGCACGAGGCGATCGAAAGCGTCACCGGGGAGACCGGTCAGGATGGCTGCGAAGTCGCGCAGCGCCTCGAGTTCGCCGGGTGTGACATTCGCGCGTACGTTCTTGGGATACATGTACGGGAACACGGCGTGTTGCGCTCTTCGATGGAAGAGGATGGTTCTGAAGCCGCCCGAGCGACCCTGTCCCGGGCGGGCTACCCGTTGCTTGATCAGGCACAGGCCGAGATCGGCATCGATCAGCCCGCCTTCCGCACGCATGACGGCGTCCGCCGGAGCCGCATCGCCGATACCCGACTTGACCGCGTCCTTCGCGAATCGTGGCGGAGCGAATATCCGCACCCGATCCCCTCAGGGCACCGTTCGTTTCGGCCTGAGGACGTTGCCGCGCGAGCACGCCTGCCCGCGATGCAGAGCGGTCGCAAAGGGTGGCAATCGTTACCACACCACGAACGCGTACGGGCTGCGGAATGTCAGTACAGCCGCCCGCCGTTCGGCACCGGCCGCTCGGGCGCGATCAGGACCACCGCGCCCTCCCCGTCCGGCACGCCGAGGGTCAGCACCTCGGAGCGCACCGGGCCGACCTGGCGCGGCGGCAGGTTGACGACGCAGAGCACCTGCCGGCCGATCAGGGCCTCGGGGGTGTAGCGGACCGTCACCTGGGCGGAGGATTTCCTCAAGCCGAGCGCCGCGCCGAGATCGACGACGAGCCGGTAGGCCGGCCGGCGCGCCTCGGGGATCGGCGCCGCCTCGACGATGGTGCCGACCCGCACGTCGAGCTTCAGGAAGTCGTCGATGGCGATCGGGGCCGGCGGCTGGGTCTGGTCCATGGATGGCCTGGAAGGAGCGAGGTGCCCGGATGGGGGTGGGGTGCCGCCTTCTTAGCCGAGCCGGCGTCATGCGACGAGCGGAGCATCGGCCGTGCCGCGGAGCGGCGCCAAGGCCTCACTCGCCCATCGCGAAGGGCGTCAGCTCCTCCCGCGCCAGGATCCGCGCCAGCGAATCCTCGGCCGGGCCGTCGACCGCCATCAGGAGGCCGCCGCAGACCGTGCCGCGGCCCGAGACCGCGTAGCGCAGGGTGCAGGCGGGCTCCAGAACGCCGGGGCGAGCGACGACGAAGCCCTGCATGGTGCCGGGCCGCTCGCTGGAGCCGATCACCGCCTCGAAGCCGGAGACCCGGCCGGCGATGGCGAAGGGCACCAGGCCGAGGCGGCGTCCGCTCTGGCGGGCCTGCGCGCGGCGCGGTCCCTCGATCGCCACCAGGCTCTCGGGCGCGAGGTGGGCGAAGGCCCGGAAGGTCGTCGCGCCGCCCCCGTCCGGCGCGAAGCAGTCGATCACCGCGAGGCCCGAGAGGTCGTGCGGCAGCACGAA
The sequence above is drawn from the Methylobacterium terrae genome and encodes:
- a CDS encoding helix-turn-helix domain-containing protein → MSSVKKTHRSDLLGALHQGAEDLHAIGAIDKATLRRFDLSCLTPVEPLAPDAIRAIRERARMSQAIFARALNVTTSLVSKWERGDSRPGGASLKLLSLAAHKGIDAIL
- the ureG gene encoding urease accessory protein UreG, coding for MTSSHGPSSSHGPLRVGIGGPVGSGKTALMEGLCKALRERYDLCAITNDIYTKEDARLLTVAGALPEERIMGVETGGCPHTAIREDASINLAAVAEMRRRFPALDLVLLESGGDNLAATFSPELADLTIYVIDVAGGEKIPRKGGPGITRSDLLVINKTDLAPLVGADLGVMEEDTKRMRGQRPYVFASLRHGDGVEAVARFVVEAGGL
- a CDS encoding tRNA-binding protein; translated protein: MDQTQPPAPIAIDDFLKLDVRVGTIVEAAPIPEARRPAYRLVVDLGAALGLRKSSAQVTVRYTPEALIGRQVLCVVNLPPRQVGPVRSEVLTLGVPDGEGAVVLIAPERPVPNGGRLY